Sequence from the Rhizobium brockwellii genome:
GACGATCATCATGAAGAGTTCGATGCGACGCACACCGTGCGCCTGCTGCACCTCGTTCATCAGCGGCGCAACCTGCCGGCTGGTATCGGCGCCAAAAAGCACGCCACGGCGAGAGGCTTCAAGAACCGGATCGAAGGGCCCGAGTTCGGCGAGCACCTTCATCGTGTCGCTGATGAAATTCTCGCTGAATTGGATGAGCTGGCATCGAAGCGGAATGCTCGACCCTTTCGGGACATCGCTGATCCAGTTGTGAGGAAGATTGGGCCCCGCAAGTACGAGGTTGCCCGGCTCAAATTCGCCGATGAAGTCGCCGACGAAATAGCGTCCCGTTGTCGCCACGACGAGATGAAGTTCGTATTCCGGGTGAAAATGCCATCGAACTGTATGGTAGGGATAGCCATGCGCCTTCGTTGCGAAAGATTCGCCCGGCCGAATCTGAATGACTTCCAAGTCAGGTTCCATTGTTTCCTCCTCCGAGGACGGTTCCAGGCCCGCCAGCCAAATTCCCTTT
This genomic interval carries:
- a CDS encoding AraC family transcriptional regulator is translated as MEPDLEVIQIRPGESFATKAHGYPYHTVRWHFHPEYELHLVVATTGRYFVGDFIGEFEPGNLVLAGPNLPHNWISDVPKGSSIPLRCQLIQFSENFISDTMKVLAELGPFDPVLEASRRGVLFGADTSRQVAPLMNEVQQAHGVRRIELFMMIVGLLSRAQDSRLLASPNYLPDPSGYMSAGINKALAYIRENLTKSFDEADLAAIAEQSTGAFSRAFRRHTGMSLVQYVKRLRINLACQILMSDDHASITDICFEVGFNNLSNFNRQFLAEKGMTPSRFRRLLGDNINVAKAA